A genomic region of Ficedula albicollis isolate OC2 chromosome 12, FicAlb1.5, whole genome shotgun sequence contains the following coding sequences:
- the MKRN2OS gene encoding MKRN2 opposite strand protein: MAQGRGRGWLGGHARGAGRSGRGRETGRQWRGKDRGREGRARAQGSPVGERSPLRSARSSARPGWAGTLLSLSALCSSRSGYDGHSDLHVGITNSQGMVYHYDQEGVHRSASGWEQCICIPLVQPDMWELLQLWDNLLEEFSWEEAWLPHRYDEQQHNCFTFALAFVNRVRHGRGREPLSKAHFTESFLLPHTREASRYLTLHQQLAHTDVYIVPLAEQEQDSVAANHSLLE, from the exons ATGGCGCAGGGGAGGGGACGAGGGTGGCTCGGGGGGCACGCACGCGGCGCGGGGCGGAGT ggaagagggagggaaaCGGGAAGACAATGGAGAGGGAAggacaggggaagggaaggacgggccagggctcagggctcacCCGTAGGGGAGCGCAGTCCCCTCCGCAGTGCCCGGAGCTCGGCCCGTCCCGGCTGGGCGGGGACGCTCCTGTCCCTCAGCGCCCTCTGCTCCTCTCGCAGCGGCTACGACGGGCACAGCGACCTCCACGTGGGAATCACCAATTCCCAGG GTATGGTGTACCACTACGACCAGGAGGGTGTGCACAGGTCTGCCAGTGGCTGGGAGCAGTGCATCTGCATCCCCCTGGTGCAGCCGGACATgtgggagctcctgcagctctgggacaaCCTCCTGGAGGAATTCTCCTGGGAAGAGGCCTGGCTCCCTCACAG GTACGACGAGCAGCAGCACAACTGTTTCACCTTTGCCCTGGCCTTTGTGAACCGCGTGCGGCACGGCCGGGGCCGGGAGCCCCTGAGCAAAGCCCACTTCACAGAGAGCTTCCTGCTCCCCCACACCAGGGAGGCCTCCAGGTACCTCaccctgcaccagcagctggctCACACAGACGTCTACATCGTGCCCttggctgagcaggagcaggacagcgTGGCTGCAAACCACAGCTTGCTGGAGTAG